GTCCTCGACGCGAATGTCACGGGCGCTGTGCCAACGTGCTGCTTTCATCTGCTTTTCTCCGGTTCTGGGTGGATGGCCCGGCCGCGATCCGGCCGGGCGCGCGAGCGTCAGGACAGGTGATGCACCTCTTGCAGGCCATAGACGGGGGTGTCCAAACCCTCCATCCGCGCCTTCAGCTGCAGCGCCAGATACAGCGAATAATGCCGCGACTGGTGCAGGTTGCCGCCGTGGAACCACAGGTTCGGCGCTTGCGTCGGCTTCCACATATTGCGCTGCTCGCCCTCCCAAGGCCCCGGATCCTTGGTGGTGGCCGAGCCCAGGCCCCAGACCTTGCCCACCTTGTCGGCGACCTCCTGGCTGATCAGGTCCGCCGCCCAGCCGTTCATCGAGCCAAAGCCGGTGGCCAGCACCACCAGGTCGGCCGGCAGCCGGGTGCCGTCGGCCAGCACCACGGCGTCCGCCTCGAAGTGATCGACCTGGCCCGAGACCAGCTTGATCTCGCCGTCGATGATCAGCTGGCTCGCGCCCACGTCGATGTAATAGCCCGAGCCGCGGCGCAGGTATTTCATGAACAGGCCCGAGCCGTCGTCGCCCCAGTCGAGCTGGAAGCCGGCCTTCTCCAGCCCGGCATAGAACTCGGCGTCACGCTCGCGCATCTTGTCGTAAAGCGGGATCTGGAACTCGTGCATGATCTTGTAGGGCAGCGAGGCGAAGATCATGTCGGCCTTTTCGGTCGTCACCCCGTTCGCCACCGCCTCTTCGGAATAAAGCGCGCCCAGCCCGATCTCCATCAGGCTGTCCGAGCGCACGATATGGGTCGAGGAGCGCTGCACCATGGTCACGTCCGCGTCCGCCTCCCACAGCGCCGCGCAGATGTCATGGGCCGAGTTGTTCGAGCCGATGACCACCACCTTCCTGCCCGTCCATTCGTCCGGCCCCTTGTGCTGCGAGGAATGCTGGATCGTGCCCTTGAAGCTCTCCATGCCGGGGAATTTCGGCATGTTCGGCTTGCCCGACATGCCGGTCGCCAGCACCAGCTGCGTCGGGTGCAGCACGACCTTTTCGCCGTCGCGGTCCACCTCGACGGTCCAGGTGCCCGAGGCCTCGTCGAAGGAGGCGCGCTCGACGGTCGAGCGGGTCCAGTAGTTCAGCTCCATGACCTTGGTATACATTTCCAGCCAGTCGCCCACCTTGTCCTTGGGCGTGAACACCGGCCAGTTGTCGGGGAACTTGATATAGGGCAGGTGGTCATACCAGATCGGGTCGTGCAGGCACAAAGACTTGTAGCGGCTGCGCCACTGGTCGCCGGGGCGGTCGTGCTTGTCCAGGACGATGGTCGGCACGCCCAGCTGCCGCAGCCGCGCCCCCAGCGCAATGCCGCCCTGGCCGCCGCCGACGATCACCGTATAGGGCTGGGTGTCGTAGCCCAGCGAGGCCGCCTCGGTCTCGCGGCGTTCCTTCCAGGTGGTGCGGTTCTTCTTCGCGCCATGTTCGGCGCCCATCGGGCGGCGCTTGCCGCGGCTTTCCTCGAAGCCCTTCAGCTCTTGCAGGGCGGTGAGCAGGGTCCAGATCCGGTCCTCCTTCAGCCGGATCAGGCCCCAGCCGCGCCCGGCGGCGGTCTCGAAGGTGATCCAGGCGGTGATGACGCCGCCCTCCTCGGCGGGGATCTCTCCGGGCTGGATCTGGAAATTGCCGGGCCGGGTCCGGGCCAGCTGTCGGTCCAGCATGTCGGCGACGCCGGCCGGCCCCTCGACGGTCTTCAGGTTCCAGCTGACGGCGACCAGGTCGCGCCAATAGCTGTCGGTGGCAAAAAGCCCGGCGGCGGCGGCCACGTCGTCCTGTTCCAGCGCGGTATTGAGCTGGTCCAGCACCGCCTGCGTGCGGCTCGTGACGGTAGAATCGAGCATCGCGTCTCCTCCTCTGCGCGTTGTTCGAGGAGAAGTATCGCGGGCGCCTGCCCGTCCGATCTATCGCGGCATGCATGCGGCGGCCGGAAAAACCAGTGCTGCGGCGCAGCGTGTTGCGGGCGCAACGGCGCGCAACGGCTCAGGCCGGGGGCTGCAACCCCGCATGGCGCAGCCGGCGCAGCACGGTCGAGCGGTTCACGCCCAGCCGGCGCGCGGCGCGGGCCATGTTCCAGCCGCAGGCCTCCATGACCTGCTCCAGCGTCTCGCCGGGCGCGTCCGCGGCGGCGGCGCGGTCGACCGGCGCGGGCAGGTCCGGCAGGTCGATGACGCGCCCCTCGCAGAGTGCGATGGCGACGTCGAGCACCTGTTCCAGCTCGCGCAGATTGCCGGGCCAGCGCCGCCCGAGCAGCGCCGCGCGGGCCGAGGGCGACAGGCGCATGTCCTCGGATGTGCGCCGGCGCAGGATGCGGTCCAGGAGCCAGCCGATGTCCTGGCGCTGGCGCAGCGGCGGCAGCTCCAGCACCGCGCCGGCCAGGCGGTGGAACAGCGGGCGCGGCAGGCCCAGCGCGCCGGGCGCCGCGCAGCTGGTCGAAATGGCACGCAACCCGCTGCGCCCGTCCAAGAGCGCGGTCAGCACCGGCACCGTCGCGGGCGGCAGATCCTCGATCCGGCGCAAGAGCAGGGTCGCGCCGGCGGGCAGTTCGGCGCAGGCTTCGCGCAGCGCCTCGGCCGTCAGCCCGGCGCAGTCCAGCGCCAGGAAGCCGCCGGCCGCGCTGGCCATGTGGATGGCATGGGCCAGCTTGGTCTTGCCGGTCCCCGTCTCGCCCGCGATCAGCAGCGGCACCGCGGTCGGGGCCAGCCGCGCGGCCTGGGTCAACAGCTGCGTCATCGCCGGATCGCCGCCCGACAGCCCGGCCAGCGGCCCGCCGCGCCGGTCGCCGCGCAGCACGGTGCGCGGCGCCTGCGGCGCGATGGCATGGCCGAACAGCGCGCCGCCGTCGCGCATCTCGACGATGCGCTCCTCGGTGGGGCGGTCGCGCATCAGGTCGGGCAGGTCGTCGATGGTCAGGCCCAGCACCTCGTCGATGCGCCGGCC
This window of the Paracoccus sp. N5 genome carries:
- a CDS encoding NAD(P)/FAD-dependent oxidoreductase, with translation MLDSTVTSRTQAVLDQLNTALEQDDVAAAAGLFATDSYWRDLVAVSWNLKTVEGPAGVADMLDRQLARTRPGNFQIQPGEIPAEEGGVITAWITFETAAGRGWGLIRLKEDRIWTLLTALQELKGFEESRGKRRPMGAEHGAKKNRTTWKERRETEAASLGYDTQPYTVIVGGGQGGIALGARLRQLGVPTIVLDKHDRPGDQWRSRYKSLCLHDPIWYDHLPYIKFPDNWPVFTPKDKVGDWLEMYTKVMELNYWTRSTVERASFDEASGTWTVEVDRDGEKVVLHPTQLVLATGMSGKPNMPKFPGMESFKGTIQHSSQHKGPDEWTGRKVVVIGSNNSAHDICAALWEADADVTMVQRSSTHIVRSDSLMEIGLGALYSEEAVANGVTTEKADMIFASLPYKIMHEFQIPLYDKMRERDAEFYAGLEKAGFQLDWGDDGSGLFMKYLRRGSGYYIDVGASQLIIDGEIKLVSGQVDHFEADAVVLADGTRLPADLVVLATGFGSMNGWAADLISQEVADKVGKVWGLGSATTKDPGPWEGEQRNMWKPTQAPNLWFHGGNLHQSRHYSLYLALQLKARMEGLDTPVYGLQEVHHLS
- a CDS encoding sigma-54-dependent Fis family transcriptional regulator, which codes for MSDRQHVEEIERVLGGTQTGRDGFVSASWRRCVEVYGMDPMRRDPAHIVTQSELRDHRQQAEWMIGAARSSLQSLFRQVAGQNYVLLLTDAKGVCVDFFGDDLFVDDLRGAGLYLGSNWSEDLAGTCGVGACIVTREPVTVHQDDHFGNAHVTLSCTAAPIFDSLGELAAVLDISLLRSPTPKRSQNLAMSLVTNAARRVEMANLMAESRRDWVLRLSDSPEFLDVDPEAAVRLDDSGRVLGYTQGARRLFPDGAVIGRRIDEVLGLTIDDLPDLMRDRPTEERIVEMRDGGALFGHAIAPQAPRTVLRGDRRGGPLAGLSGGDPAMTQLLTQAARLAPTAVPLLIAGETGTGKTKLAHAIHMASAAGGFLALDCAGLTAEALREACAELPAGATLLLRRIEDLPPATVPVLTALLDGRSGLRAISTSCAAPGALGLPRPLFHRLAGAVLELPPLRQRQDIGWLLDRILRRRTSEDMRLSPSARAALLGRRWPGNLRELEQVLDVAIALCEGRVIDLPDLPAPVDRAAAADAPGETLEQVMEACGWNMARAARRLGVNRSTVLRRLRHAGLQPPA